In the Leptotrichia sp. oral taxon 847 genome, one interval contains:
- a CDS encoding phage baseplate protein — MQVLDFLKKAIVGFEAQKDRLEKMYLKYFGIKPNGFLGTIPLLVISTDYSQDNEITGYKSYLKDNFNENMFVNPYTLKIEVILHGKEWKDELEKLVKESKKRNYTTFMYTKFDKVYAPLAITSVSYSENYQNYTSIKVSINLKEVNLLKFTTTDGKTTTSAYDPGTNTQNREMSEVSMSESMKGGLGDDPRTGDIKA, encoded by the coding sequence ATGCAAGTATTAGATTTTTTAAAAAAAGCAATCGTAGGGTTTGAAGCACAAAAAGATAGACTTGAAAAAATGTATTTAAAATATTTTGGCATAAAACCTAATGGATTTTTAGGAACTATACCTCTTTTAGTAATTTCGACTGATTATAGTCAAGACAATGAAATAACAGGCTACAAATCGTATTTAAAAGATAATTTTAATGAAAATATGTTTGTAAATCCGTATACATTAAAAATTGAGGTGATTTTACACGGCAAAGAGTGGAAAGATGAACTTGAGAAATTAGTTAAAGAATCAAAAAAAAGGAATTACACAACATTTATGTATACTAAATTCGATAAGGTGTATGCTCCACTCGCAATAACTAGTGTCAGTTACTCAGAAAATTATCAAAATTATACTAGCATAAAAGTTTCAATAAATTTAAAAGAAGTAAATTTGTTAAAATTTACTACAACTGACGGAAAGACTACAACGAGTGCTTATGATCCAGGAACTAATACCCAAAATCGAGAAATGTCTGAAGTTTCAATGAGCGAATCAATGAAAGGTGGACTTGGAGATGATCCTAGAACAGGAGATATTAAAGCATGA
- a CDS encoding DUF4406 domain-containing protein yields MKIFISQPMRNKSHANIEQEREKIVSRLKEEYGEIEIIDSVFPMIPGKRNSSLRYLAKSLELMCNADIVVFAQGYEYARGCKIEYECAVKYGLAVKIL; encoded by the coding sequence ATGAAAATATTTATAAGCCAACCAATGAGAAATAAGAGCCACGCTAACATAGAGCAGGAAAGAGAAAAGATAGTTAGCCGTTTGAAAGAAGAATATGGGGAAATAGAGATTATAGACTCAGTTTTTCCGATGATACCAGGCAAAAGAAATAGTTCCTTGCGATACTTAGCGAAGTCGCTGGAATTAATGTGCAATGCAGATATAGTAGTTTTTGCACAAGGCTATGAATATGCTAGAGGGTGTAAAATTGAATATGAATGTGCTGTTAAGTATGGATTGGCGGTAAAAATTTTATAA
- a CDS encoding phage tail tape measure protein, with protein MASGVGVTYELEFVIKDKNAKQWIQSMQKEAEKLAKTLDKVSLNNFNKQIQNMQKHLQAQGDKLKSQMKTAQEMMKTLGTGKTVKSGLDNVKKETQEAKKKMDDLNKAKEAVGKSVKNPLGNVAKGADSAMKKVKGLLNKVRDGALYKAGSFITQAGMEALQEYGQTDYELRGASAKTGGYGVDLKEYRRLTKKVGGDTKFNNLDVAQAINSGATLGIKKDEMKQIIPAAANLAQAFNSDITPALEMVKMHMNSYQLSAKEVQKVTDMIAVTSKNTAADLPRLAEGFKYVGASGKALGVPLETVYAMLGKMNDNGLTGSTAGTGLNQMFESLKDLKKRGKLEDLIGKVTDEKGNLQDMVSIVERLKGVTDKMGNADKAGVLKAIFGVQGGRAANTLLNGSIEDLKKLQNEIKNSSGVAKQLSDFMMQGSAGAVETLMGTMSSTFAAVFDSLEPLLVPVAGLFMGIAEAIGQVAEKAPWLLQLVSILGALVIGEMVFNKMKSSIGPFISGIKEAIASVSLLKIVLYGLLAIGLVVIFNMFKQWQDYLQQNADVNKVWTATLQSLGSALGAISDLIMAVVGALFGFSTKSKDAKDKTQIWGMTADEVKQKLESFKEKVDAFAQKVQEMTKWVEQNKETVRLWGTVFLGLAAGIGILWALVAAQSAFNAVAALNPYVLIATAIIAAIMAIVAVIMYLWNTNEGFRNAIITAWNAIAQCWSFVSSVFSGMVGGIINWMTQLWAQSEVFRELITTTWNLIAAIFQLVGAIISGIVMAIINAVSSFIGAIINAYNTNSTFHAVVSAAWSAIGALIPAVIGMIVGGPVGMFIGALVSLYAHNQTARNLINAAWNAIKSAVSSAISAIISRIQSAISAVQGLINAFQSASKLDWDGIKAGGAQFVGGIKGIVTGKHAVGTNNFQAQGGGGMTTIDEHGDEAIWLPNGSMIARNTTTNDILNNLKSIKANTRGGLKESGTVVTNNNHFVFNVSGNDETLNELKNELEKLGIV; from the coding sequence ATGGCTAGTGGAGTAGGAGTTACTTATGAGTTAGAGTTTGTTATTAAAGATAAAAACGCAAAGCAATGGATACAATCAATGCAAAAAGAAGCTGAAAAACTAGCTAAAACATTAGACAAAGTTAGTTTAAATAATTTTAATAAGCAAATACAGAATATGCAAAAGCATTTGCAAGCACAAGGGGATAAACTTAAATCTCAAATGAAAACGGCTCAAGAAATGATGAAAACGCTTGGAACTGGTAAAACTGTAAAAAGTGGGTTGGATAATGTAAAAAAAGAAACACAAGAGGCTAAAAAGAAAATGGATGATTTGAATAAAGCTAAAGAAGCAGTTGGAAAGTCGGTTAAGAATCCTCTTGGAAACGTGGCTAAAGGTGCTGACAGTGCAATGAAAAAAGTTAAAGGGCTTTTAAATAAAGTTCGTGATGGAGCATTGTATAAGGCAGGAAGTTTTATTACACAAGCTGGAATGGAAGCGTTGCAGGAATATGGACAAACTGATTATGAATTACGTGGCGCTTCTGCCAAAACAGGTGGATATGGTGTTGATTTAAAAGAGTATAGGCGACTAACTAAAAAAGTTGGAGGAGATACAAAATTTAATAACTTAGATGTTGCACAAGCTATTAATTCAGGAGCAACTTTAGGAATTAAAAAAGACGAAATGAAACAAATAATTCCAGCAGCTGCAAATTTAGCGCAAGCGTTCAATTCAGACATAACACCAGCTCTTGAAATGGTTAAAATGCACATGAACTCTTATCAGTTATCTGCGAAAGAGGTCCAAAAAGTTACTGATATGATAGCTGTTACATCAAAAAATACAGCGGCTGATTTGCCAAGATTGGCTGAAGGATTTAAATACGTCGGAGCGTCCGGAAAAGCGTTAGGAGTACCACTTGAAACTGTTTATGCTATGTTAGGTAAAATGAATGATAACGGATTAACAGGGTCAACAGCAGGTACTGGATTAAATCAAATGTTTGAAAGTTTGAAAGATTTAAAAAAACGTGGAAAACTTGAAGATTTAATTGGTAAGGTTACAGATGAAAAAGGTAATTTACAAGATATGGTTTCGATTGTTGAAAGATTAAAAGGTGTAACTGACAAAATGGGTAACGCGGATAAAGCTGGAGTATTAAAAGCTATATTCGGAGTACAAGGAGGTAGAGCCGCCAATACGCTATTGAATGGAAGTATAGAAGACTTGAAAAAGCTTCAAAATGAAATAAAAAATAGTAGTGGGGTAGCTAAGCAATTGAGTGACTTTATGATGCAAGGAAGTGCAGGAGCGGTTGAAACTTTAATGGGAACAATGTCAAGTACGTTTGCAGCGGTATTTGACTCATTAGAGCCTTTATTAGTTCCTGTTGCAGGGTTATTCATGGGAATAGCTGAAGCAATTGGACAGGTAGCAGAAAAAGCGCCTTGGCTATTGCAATTAGTTTCTATTTTGGGAGCTTTAGTAATTGGAGAAATGGTATTTAATAAAATGAAATCAAGCATTGGGCCTTTCATTTCTGGGATAAAAGAAGCTATTGCAAGTGTTAGCTTATTAAAAATAGTTCTTTACGGACTATTGGCGATTGGTTTAGTAGTTATATTTAATATGTTTAAGCAATGGCAAGATTATTTGCAACAAAATGCTGACGTAAACAAAGTGTGGACGGCTACATTACAAAGTTTAGGGAGTGCATTAGGAGCAATCAGCGACTTGATAATGGCTGTTGTAGGTGCGTTATTTGGATTTAGTACAAAATCAAAAGATGCAAAGGATAAAACGCAAATTTGGGGAATGACAGCTGATGAAGTTAAGCAAAAATTGGAATCTTTCAAAGAAAAAGTTGATGCATTTGCTCAAAAAGTGCAAGAGATGACTAAATGGGTAGAGCAAAATAAAGAAACAGTGAGACTTTGGGGAACTGTATTTTTAGGATTAGCAGCTGGAATTGGAATTTTATGGGCTTTAGTTGCAGCGCAATCAGCCTTTAATGCAGTAGCTGCCTTAAATCCATATGTTTTAATTGCAACAGCTATAATTGCAGCAATAATGGCAATAGTAGCTGTGATAATGTATTTGTGGAACACAAACGAAGGATTCAGAAATGCAATAATAACAGCTTGGAATGCAATTGCTCAATGCTGGTCTTTTGTAAGTTCTGTATTTTCAGGAATGGTAGGTGGCATTATTAATTGGATGACACAATTGTGGGCACAAAGCGAAGTGTTTAGGGAACTTATAACTACCACTTGGAACCTTATTGCAGCGATTTTTCAATTGGTCGGAGCTATAATTAGCGGAATTGTTATGGCAATTATTAATGCTGTATCGAGTTTTATTGGAGCGATAATAAATGCTTATAATACAAATTCAACTTTTCATGCAGTTGTGTCAGCTGCTTGGAGTGCAATAGGGGCGTTAATTCCTGCTGTAATTGGAATGATAGTTGGAGGTCCAGTTGGAATGTTTATAGGCGCATTAGTAAGTTTATACGCTCATAATCAAACTGCGAGAAATTTAATAAATGCAGCCTGGAACGCAATTAAATCAGCTGTATCATCAGCAATATCAGCAATAATAAGTAGGATTCAATCCGCTATATCTGCTGTGCAAGGGTTAATAAATGCTTTTCAATCGGCTAGTAAATTAGATTGGGACGGAATAAAAGCTGGTGGAGCACAATTTGTAGGAGGAATCAAAGGGATTGTTACAGGTAAACACGCGGTAGGAACTAATAATTTTCAAGCACAAGGTGGCGGAGGAATGACTACTATCGACGAGCACGGAGATGAAGCTATTTGGTTACCTAATGGTTCTATGATTGCGAGAAATACAACAACTAATGATATACTGAACAATTTAAAATCTATTAAAGCTAATACTCGTGGTGGGTTGAAAGAAAGTGGGACAGTCGTTACAAATAATAATCATTTTGTATTTAATGTTAGTGGAAATGATGAAACACTAAATGAATTAAAAAATGAACTTGAAAAATTAGGAATAGTTTAG
- a CDS encoding phage protein, which produces MSTKQYNVDNVKIVLTAAGIPYAITCRHEDGFEDDPNTESSSSTIASCGQKVVNVSVDESVSITLSLLYGSSEHRTMERLHKLWKGNKGLFPMFMVITDTNTNETYIYNGVSFKKKAALKYANESGTEARAWEFEAESRELVI; this is translated from the coding sequence ATGTCAACAAAACAATATAATGTGGATAACGTCAAAATTGTATTAACTGCTGCAGGTATTCCTTATGCAATTACTTGCAGACATGAAGATGGTTTTGAGGATGATCCAAACACAGAAAGCTCGAGCTCAACAATTGCGAGTTGTGGGCAAAAGGTTGTTAACGTATCAGTCGACGAGAGTGTATCTATCACATTAAGTCTGCTATACGGAAGTAGCGAGCACAGAACAATGGAAAGATTGCATAAATTGTGGAAAGGAAACAAAGGGTTATTTCCAATGTTTATGGTAATAACTGATACAAATACAAATGAAACTTATATATATAATGGTGTTTCATTTAAGAAAAAAGCTGCATTAAAATATGCAAACGAAAGTGGAACTGAAGCTAGAGCGTGGGAGTTTGAAGCGGAAAGCAGAGAACTTGTAATTTAA